A single genomic interval of Fibrobacter sp. UWB13 harbors:
- the argJ gene encoding bifunctional glutamate N-acetyltransferase/amino-acid acetyltransferase ArgJ — MYTVLEKGGVCSPKGFTASGICAGIKASGNADMALLKSEKAARCFAVFTTNKVKAAPVLYDKAALEHAHFASAVIVNSGNANACTGEKGYADAERMAVLTEEALKLTPKSVLVCSTGVIGHLMPMDKIEAGIPKLVEKLHEDASEEFGRAILTTDLALKSHAVEIKTEKGVVTIGGACKGSGMIHPNMATMLAFITTDLALPIDFFAEFRANIADSFNAITVDGDTSTNDTCIMLANGMSGIKYEDLSLSEQGEFRAALTLVMQSLAKDIVRDGEGATKLIELRIEKAESHEEALRMARFIGTSNLAKCAMFGEDPNWGRILSSAGSSGCNMVAEHTDLYFGEVKVLEGGRPVQLDEKQTAALHAVVRQREYKVTLVLNIGQASASAFTCDLSYGYVKINAEYTT, encoded by the coding sequence ATGTACACTGTGTTGGAAAAAGGCGGCGTTTGCTCCCCCAAGGGCTTTACCGCATCTGGAATTTGCGCCGGAATCAAGGCCAGCGGCAATGCCGATATGGCTCTTCTCAAGAGCGAAAAGGCTGCCCGCTGCTTCGCCGTTTTTACCACCAATAAGGTGAAGGCTGCCCCGGTCCTTTATGACAAGGCCGCTTTGGAACATGCCCACTTTGCATCTGCTGTGATCGTGAACAGCGGTAACGCTAACGCTTGCACGGGCGAAAAGGGTTATGCCGATGCTGAACGCATGGCTGTGCTTACCGAAGAAGCTCTCAAGCTCACGCCGAAGAGCGTGCTTGTTTGCAGCACGGGCGTGATTGGCCACCTGATGCCGATGGACAAGATCGAAGCTGGTATCCCGAAGCTTGTGGAAAAGCTCCATGAAGATGCTTCCGAAGAATTCGGCCGCGCTATCCTCACGACGGACCTTGCTCTCAAGAGCCACGCTGTGGAAATCAAGACCGAAAAGGGTGTGGTGACTATCGGTGGCGCCTGCAAGGGTTCTGGTATGATCCACCCGAACATGGCTACGATGCTCGCTTTCATCACGACTGACCTTGCTTTGCCGATTGACTTCTTTGCTGAATTCCGTGCCAACATCGCAGACTCCTTCAACGCAATTACGGTTGATGGTGACACCAGCACGAACGACACTTGCATCATGCTTGCTAACGGCATGAGCGGCATCAAGTACGAAGACCTCTCTCTCAGCGAACAGGGCGAATTCCGTGCTGCATTGACGCTCGTGATGCAGAGCCTCGCCAAGGACATTGTCCGCGACGGTGAAGGTGCAACGAAGCTCATCGAACTCCGCATTGAAAAGGCTGAAAGCCACGAAGAAGCTCTCCGAATGGCTCGCTTCATCGGTACGTCTAACCTCGCCAAGTGCGCCATGTTCGGTGAAGACCCGAACTGGGGCCGCATCCTCAGCAGTGCTGGTTCTAGCGGCTGCAACATGGTTGCCGAACACACGGACCTCTATTTCGGTGAAGTGAAGGTTCTCGAAGGTGGCCGTCCGGTACAGCTGGACGAAAAGCAGACGGCTGCACTGCATGCCGTGGTTCGTCAGCGTGAATACAAAGTAACACTCGTGTTGAACATTGGCCAGGCTTCTGCAAGCGCATTCACTTGCGACTTGAGCTATGGCTACGTGAAGATCAACGCAGAGTATACAACGTAG
- a CDS encoding iron-containing alcohol dehydrogenase, with amino-acid sequence MDNFNFYSPTEFVFGKDRENECGELVKKYGGTKVLIHYGGGSAVRSGLIDRVKASLNAAGVSFVELGGVKPNPRDTLIYKGIEMVRANDVDFILAVGGGSVIDSSKGIAVGALYDGDFWDFYAKKLPVTKALPIGVVQTIAAAGSEGSGDSVVTKEEGMLKRDIGADVIRPRFAVQNPALLCTLPPYQTACGITDIMAHVFERYFTNTLEVETTDRLCEALLITMLKEGPRAMAEPANYEVRANIMWAGTVAHNGLVGCGRSQDWNSHAIEHELSGLYDCAHGAGLAVIMPAWMEYVVDHNVMRFAQMATRVFGCQMNFENPKATALEGIKAFRRFLLSIGMPINFAELGAKEEDIPTLVEKLNPGDGWGFVPLKAKDVTAIYKIAAHAML; translated from the coding sequence ATGGACAATTTTAATTTCTACAGCCCCACGGAATTTGTATTTGGTAAGGACCGCGAAAACGAATGCGGTGAACTCGTCAAAAAGTATGGCGGCACGAAGGTGCTGATTCATTACGGTGGTGGCTCTGCGGTGCGCTCCGGCTTGATTGACCGCGTTAAGGCGTCGCTCAATGCTGCGGGCGTTTCATTTGTGGAGCTCGGTGGCGTGAAGCCGAATCCGCGTGATACCTTGATTTACAAGGGCATCGAAATGGTGCGTGCAAACGATGTTGATTTCATCCTTGCTGTGGGCGGTGGCTCCGTCATTGATAGCTCGAAGGGCATTGCCGTAGGAGCTCTTTACGATGGCGATTTTTGGGACTTTTATGCGAAAAAGTTGCCGGTCACGAAGGCACTCCCGATTGGCGTGGTGCAGACGATTGCTGCCGCTGGTTCCGAAGGCAGTGGCGATTCCGTCGTGACAAAGGAAGAGGGAATGCTTAAGCGCGATATTGGTGCTGATGTGATTCGCCCGAGATTTGCGGTGCAGAATCCGGCTTTGCTTTGCACGTTGCCTCCTTATCAGACGGCTTGCGGCATTACCGACATCATGGCTCATGTGTTTGAACGCTACTTCACGAATACTTTGGAAGTCGAAACGACCGACCGCCTTTGCGAAGCTTTGCTCATTACGATGCTTAAGGAAGGTCCGCGCGCCATGGCCGAACCCGCCAATTACGAGGTTCGTGCGAACATTATGTGGGCGGGTACGGTAGCCCACAATGGCCTTGTGGGCTGCGGGCGCAGTCAGGACTGGAATAGCCATGCAATTGAACATGAACTCTCAGGACTCTATGACTGCGCCCATGGCGCGGGGCTAGCAGTTATTATGCCGGCGTGGATGGAGTATGTAGTTGACCATAACGTGATGCGATTTGCGCAGATGGCAACACGCGTTTTTGGTTGCCAAATGAATTTCGAAAATCCGAAAGCTACTGCGCTCGAAGGTATCAAGGCTTTCCGAAGATTCTTGCTTTCCATCGGCATGCCGATTAACTTTGCCGAACTTGGCGCGAAAGAAGAAGATATCCCGACGCTTGTCGAAAAGCTGAATCCGGGTGATGGTTGGGGATTCGTGCCGCTCAAGGCAAAGGACGTGACTGCGATTTACAAGATCGCAGCACACGCGATGCTTTAG
- a CDS encoding FISUMP domain-containing protein yields the protein MKLPAILFIAASSIAFTACDDVRVEKYPNGNVRFEATYVNDKKEGIEKEYYDDGTLKRESNYVNDRREGVTKEYYKDGTLQTELPYVNGYVEGTVIRYHKNGKVATKAEYKQNKQVAFGETYNEDGSPATSGSYKDPRDGISYEWIVIGDQLWTAENMNFATASGAICSQCNHWGRLYDFQNAQKACLEGFHMPSKAEWQKLLKVAGKKPGVALKAGYGWDPIKPESPIFGNGKDELGFGAKAGGAHFAKSDVAIKDRKFDEAGKKAYFWTSEGEVLVFFHDKDIAKFEKFNPEFGASLRCLKD from the coding sequence ATGAAACTACCTGCCATCTTATTCATTGCGGCTAGCTCTATTGCTTTTACCGCCTGCGACGATGTTCGTGTTGAAAAATACCCAAACGGGAACGTCCGCTTCGAAGCCACCTATGTCAACGACAAGAAGGAAGGCATCGAAAAGGAATACTACGATGACGGTACGCTCAAGCGAGAATCCAATTACGTGAATGACCGCCGCGAGGGTGTGACCAAGGAATATTATAAGGACGGCACGCTCCAGACGGAGCTCCCGTACGTGAACGGCTACGTCGAAGGAACCGTCATCCGTTACCACAAGAACGGCAAGGTTGCGACAAAGGCAGAATACAAGCAAAATAAACAAGTTGCCTTCGGCGAAACATATAACGAAGACGGAAGCCCCGCTACAAGCGGAAGCTACAAAGACCCACGTGACGGCATCTCCTATGAATGGATTGTCATTGGCGACCAGCTCTGGACTGCAGAAAACATGAACTTCGCTACCGCTTCCGGTGCAATTTGTTCACAATGTAACCACTGGGGACGCCTCTACGATTTCCAAAACGCACAAAAGGCTTGCCTCGAAGGTTTCCACATGCCGAGCAAGGCCGAATGGCAAAAGCTCCTGAAAGTCGCCGGCAAAAAGCCGGGTGTCGCCCTCAAGGCCGGCTACGGTTGGGATCCGATCAAGCCGGAATCACCGATCTTCGGAAACGGCAAGGATGAACTCGGATTTGGCGCAAAGGCTGGCGGCGCACACTTTGCCAAGAGCGACGTCGCTATAAAGGACCGCAAGTTTGACGAAGCGGGTAAAAAAGCATACTTCTGGACAAGCGAAGGCGAAGTCCTCGTATTCTTCCACGACAAGGATATCGCCAAGTTCGAAAAGTTCAATCCAGAATTCGGTGCAAGCCTCCGCTGCTTGAAAGACTAA
- a CDS encoding glycosyl hydrolase family 8, whose product MLQRYPTRDLFVEAGYGPNFADQLIQNAYSKLFEGDPIDERIYFEASDDMAYIIDIGHDDIRSEGMSYGMFIAALTDHEVTFDKLWNFSKRFVRNNDGPHKGYFSWQVNTTDFSMMDPGAAPDSEEYFAAALLIAAKRFNREDLLNDAKELIHDIKYKPQNELVGPIIDPERKLIKFSPVLGNDFTDPSYHTMAFYRMFAEATNDESWLEVAQASIEFLQKAAHPVTGLCADYAEYDGTPKAMPWFPESNNFSGDAWRVALNLSLDYAIFHGHESEKEICERILHFFQNCTPYLSDYSVDGGPYPHQGRNATPGLIAMNAAATQVLPFDDPRITPFVRRLAALSVPYRFWRYYDGMLYLIGLLATAGKITL is encoded by the coding sequence ATGTTGCAACGCTACCCGACGCGAGATTTATTTGTTGAAGCTGGATATGGTCCCAATTTTGCGGACCAGCTTATTCAGAATGCCTATAGCAAACTTTTTGAGGGCGATCCGATCGACGAGCGCATCTACTTTGAAGCGTCCGACGATATGGCATACATCATCGACATTGGGCACGACGACATCCGTTCTGAAGGCATGAGCTATGGCATGTTCATTGCCGCGCTGACCGACCACGAAGTCACGTTCGACAAGCTCTGGAACTTTTCCAAGCGTTTTGTCCGCAACAACGATGGTCCGCACAAAGGATATTTTTCATGGCAAGTCAACACGACCGACTTTTCCATGATGGACCCAGGCGCAGCTCCTGATAGCGAAGAATACTTTGCAGCAGCCCTCCTTATTGCCGCAAAGAGATTCAACCGCGAAGACCTCCTCAACGATGCCAAAGAGCTCATCCATGATATCAAGTACAAACCGCAAAACGAGCTTGTAGGCCCGATTATCGATCCGGAACGCAAACTCATCAAGTTCTCCCCCGTTCTCGGCAACGACTTTACCGACCCAAGCTACCACACAATGGCATTCTACCGCATGTTCGCCGAAGCTACGAACGACGAATCCTGGCTTGAAGTCGCACAGGCGAGCATTGAATTTTTGCAGAAGGCGGCCCACCCGGTCACCGGACTTTGCGCAGACTACGCCGAATACGACGGCACTCCAAAGGCCATGCCCTGGTTCCCCGAAAGCAACAACTTTAGCGGAGACGCATGGCGCGTTGCGCTCAACTTGAGCCTCGACTACGCCATCTTCCACGGACACGAAAGCGAAAAAGAAATCTGCGAACGCATCTTGCACTTCTTCCAGAACTGCACACCGTACCTTTCTGACTACTCCGTCGACGGAGGTCCGTATCCACACCAAGGCAGAAACGCGACGCCAGGGCTTATCGCCATGAACGCAGCCGCCACGCAAGTGCTCCCGTTCGATGACCCACGCATTACGCCGTTTGTCAGACGTCTTGCAGCGCTCTCCGTGCCCTATCGTTTTTGGCGCTACTATGACGGGATGTTGTACTTAATCGGATTACTCGCCACCGCGGGAAAAATCACACTCTAA
- a CDS encoding NAD(P)/FAD-dependent oxidoreductase — protein MADILILGHGPAGVSAALYGLRAGLEVQLVGKDVGALAKAHKIENYFGLEKPLTGAELAEVGKKQALALGAQIVDDEVTDLMFDGFGFVATGLNGTYRGKVCVMATGSARKKTPLPGMAEMEGHGVSYCAVCDAFFYRKKDVAVLGSGEYALHEATELLSVVNSVTLLTNGAELTAKFPESVKIETRKITGLKGAGQFEGVKFDDGLEANFDGMFVAMGSANATDLALKAGAAFDAGKLVLDKDFQTTVPGLFAAGDCTGGTLQVAVAVGEGAIAGLAAIKYLREHRE, from the coding sequence ATGGCTGATATATTGATTTTGGGGCATGGACCGGCCGGTGTCTCGGCTGCCCTTTATGGTCTTCGTGCTGGACTTGAGGTTCAGCTTGTGGGTAAGGATGTAGGTGCGCTTGCAAAGGCCCACAAAATTGAAAATTATTTTGGTCTTGAAAAACCGCTCACGGGGGCTGAACTTGCCGAAGTCGGTAAGAAACAGGCGCTTGCTCTTGGTGCGCAAATCGTGGATGACGAGGTAACGGACCTCATGTTTGACGGTTTTGGTTTTGTGGCGACGGGCTTGAATGGTACGTATCGCGGAAAGGTTTGCGTGATGGCAACAGGCTCTGCCCGCAAGAAGACCCCGCTCCCAGGAATGGCGGAGATGGAAGGCCACGGCGTGAGTTATTGCGCTGTTTGCGATGCATTCTTTTATCGTAAAAAGGATGTGGCTGTGCTTGGCTCGGGCGAGTATGCGTTGCACGAAGCGACTGAACTTTTGTCTGTAGTCAACAGCGTAACACTCTTGACGAACGGTGCTGAGCTCACAGCGAAATTCCCCGAAAGCGTGAAGATTGAAACCCGCAAGATTACGGGGCTCAAGGGCGCTGGGCAATTTGAAGGCGTGAAGTTTGACGATGGCCTTGAAGCCAATTTTGACGGCATGTTTGTGGCTATGGGTAGTGCGAATGCAACGGATCTGGCTTTGAAAGCTGGCGCTGCGTTCGACGCTGGAAAGCTCGTGCTTGATAAGGATTTCCAGACAACTGTTCCAGGACTCTTTGCTGCAGGCGACTGCACGGGTGGCACTCTCCAGGTGGCTGTAGCCGTTGGCGAAGGCGCTATTGCTGGTCTCGCTGCAATTAAGTATCTGAGAGAACATAGAGAGTAA
- a CDS encoding radical SAM protein, whose product MANCNKERRALGMGEMPFEVARAAIEKYAADCDASGKRLLQEVIPSTMGEPLLYSHFDELLEFCRALEIPLNLTTNGTFPGKWVSDAAMELLLRSCSDIKVSYLASEQFDGWKANVEKLVRVRDRLREDARVATVSLQVTLHKKNLHEVPEIVSWASANGIDRIKWNKVVFLSTASQSLREMYALDDASLESLRNEFRTGEFSASNVKHEGSLFFKNCADQCAVGGKCESCPFADEVWVWPDGHEDHCPNPERRWVGERSE is encoded by the coding sequence GTGGCTAATTGTAATAAGGAACGCCGCGCGCTTGGCATGGGCGAAATGCCTTTTGAAGTTGCACGAGCGGCGATTGAAAAGTATGCTGCGGATTGTGATGCTTCGGGTAAACGCTTGCTGCAAGAAGTAATTCCTTCGACGATGGGGGAACCTCTACTTTATTCGCATTTTGATGAGCTGCTGGAGTTTTGCCGGGCGCTTGAAATTCCGCTGAACCTCACGACGAATGGAACGTTCCCAGGAAAGTGGGTGAGTGACGCTGCGATGGAATTGCTGTTGCGTTCGTGTAGCGACATTAAGGTAAGCTATTTGGCATCGGAACAGTTTGATGGCTGGAAAGCGAACGTTGAAAAGCTAGTTCGGGTGCGCGATAGGCTGCGCGAGGATGCGAGAGTCGCGACGGTCTCGCTGCAAGTGACGCTGCATAAAAAGAATTTGCACGAAGTGCCGGAGATTGTGTCATGGGCTTCTGCGAATGGGATTGATCGAATCAAGTGGAATAAGGTGGTGTTTCTGAGCACAGCTTCGCAGTCGCTTCGCGAAATGTATGCGCTGGATGATGCTTCGTTAGAATCGTTGCGCAATGAGTTTCGAACGGGAGAGTTTTCTGCTTCGAATGTGAAGCATGAAGGAAGTTTGTTTTTTAAGAATTGTGCTGACCAGTGCGCTGTTGGCGGTAAGTGCGAATCTTGTCCTTTTGCAGACGAAGTGTGGGTATGGCCAGACGGTCATGAGGACCATTGCCCGAATCCGGAAAGACGGTGGGTAGGCGAGAGGTCGGAATAG
- a CDS encoding Smr/MutS family protein, whose protein sequence is MPLNAEEEFQLEWIKNHQMEDKDELAEIQAEAEAEARPQRATRGKKMRRNPAAWEMPNPEDEIDLHGLTSEEAAEAVERRIDDLLIAGLSVLRVIHGGGNPEYGNVKRIIDRKVRSEWKNRVVFYKVEPDNAGSSIMKIGKPRPQIAKKKKIMKKFSLFLPLPL, encoded by the coding sequence ATGCCTTTAAATGCAGAAGAAGAATTTCAGTTAGAGTGGATCAAAAACCACCAAATGGAAGACAAGGACGAACTTGCCGAAATCCAGGCCGAGGCTGAAGCCGAAGCAAGACCGCAACGCGCCACACGCGGCAAGAAAATGCGCCGCAATCCCGCCGCCTGGGAAATGCCGAACCCCGAAGATGAAATAGACCTTCACGGCCTTACCTCCGAAGAAGCCGCCGAAGCCGTCGAGCGCCGCATCGACGACCTCCTCATCGCAGGTCTGAGCGTTCTGCGCGTGATTCACGGTGGCGGCAACCCGGAATACGGCAACGTCAAACGCATCATCGACCGCAAAGTGCGTTCCGAATGGAAAAATCGAGTCGTTTTTTATAAGGTTGAACCCGACAACGCCGGTTCCAGCATCATGAAAATCGGCAAGCCGCGCCCTCAAATCGCAAAAAAGAAAAAAATAATGAAAAAATTTTCACTTTTTTTGCCCTTACCCCTTTAA
- a CDS encoding lauroyl acyltransferase, whose amino-acid sequence MPDAFYAVLFAVVFPIYKALHKKRAYGRVEKHLAVAKEYLAKSTSPDALATINARDTFKGIFWNALESYRGLARFKSVEKRIVYENEHIIRNAIADCAKQNAPIAGISIHQGAFELMHRALCRYSEHVHLITDSVGDIAFREVLKDLRSDPHLTEYHPDETGRLIRELFRTKGILAMVIDQGKHTKGNTISLFGRPSTLYLRLPQKINEMGAGIVTFRTWSEKNHIVIRFEKYYPPKYDESIGNAINAAPSESALVTGIAREVETWIAEHPEQWSWNYHGNFIATL is encoded by the coding sequence TTGCCGGATGCGTTTTACGCAGTTCTTTTTGCAGTCGTTTTCCCAATTTACAAGGCTTTGCACAAGAAGCGCGCCTACGGGCGCGTCGAAAAGCACTTGGCAGTAGCAAAGGAATACTTGGCTAAAAGCACGAGCCCAGATGCGCTTGCGACAATAAATGCTCGCGACACATTCAAAGGCATTTTTTGGAATGCGCTAGAATCCTACCGCGGACTCGCCCGTTTCAAAAGCGTTGAAAAACGAATCGTCTACGAAAACGAGCATATTATCCGCAACGCCATCGCAGATTGTGCCAAACAAAACGCCCCCATCGCTGGCATCAGCATACACCAGGGTGCATTCGAACTCATGCACCGCGCACTCTGCCGCTACAGCGAACACGTCCACCTCATTACTGATTCCGTCGGCGACATCGCTTTCCGCGAAGTCCTCAAAGACCTCCGCAGTGATCCGCACCTGACCGAATACCATCCCGACGAAACAGGCCGCCTTATCCGTGAACTATTCCGCACCAAAGGCATTCTCGCAATGGTCATTGACCAAGGCAAGCATACCAAAGGGAACACAATCTCGCTATTCGGCCGCCCAAGCACGCTTTACTTGCGCCTCCCACAAAAAATAAACGAAATGGGCGCAGGAATCGTCACGTTCCGTACGTGGAGCGAAAAAAATCACATCGTCATCCGCTTCGAAAAATATTACCCGCCAAAATACGATGAAAGCATCGGGAACGCCATAAATGCCGCGCCATCAGAAAGTGCGCTCGTCACAGGTATTGCGCGCGAAGTCGAAACATGGATTGCCGAGCACCCCGAACAGTGGAGCTGGAATTACCACGGGAATTTTATTGCAACACTCTAA
- a CDS encoding UTP--glucose-1-phosphate uridylyltransferase, with product MNIIETLNAAGQQELAQHLESLTGDARANLERDILSQDWQELKALHAEKSAASLSDNVSADLTPMPWKLATDDLRYDFWKETGEILLGQGKVAAFLVAGGQGSRLGFDGPKGMFDIGLPSHKSLFQLQAERLRNLGARVGHAIPWCIMTSPLNHEATVNFFSENNFFGLNREDIRFFQQGTICALTADGKAVRDGEDHLALVPDGNGGCFRALAQSGTLAWLVERGVQYVFLYSVDNALCRICDPAFIGALAEKGTILSASKVVHKAGPNEKVGIFAFQNKKPGVVEYSDLPENFRDMTNADGSLTFDGGNIAIHLFKISGLRKLQTSKLPWHTARKTVCGIEKCFKFEQFLFDAFPQLGSMLPFGVVREEEFSPVKNAEGNDSPKTARTMIGKLHREWLRKAHVKIDEKKLYEISPTISYAGEGLKQSIFDRELGRNILEFEED from the coding sequence ATGAATATTATCGAAACATTGAACGCCGCAGGTCAGCAAGAACTGGCCCAACATTTGGAATCTTTGACGGGCGATGCCCGCGCAAATTTGGAACGCGATATTTTGAGCCAGGACTGGCAAGAACTCAAGGCTCTCCACGCCGAAAAGTCCGCTGCTAGCTTGAGCGATAACGTTTCTGCAGACCTCACTCCGATGCCATGGAAACTCGCAACCGACGATCTCCGTTATGATTTTTGGAAAGAAACGGGTGAAATTCTCCTTGGTCAAGGCAAGGTTGCCGCTTTCCTCGTGGCAGGCGGTCAAGGTTCACGTCTCGGTTTCGATGGTCCGAAGGGCATGTTCGATATCGGTCTCCCGAGCCACAAGAGTCTGTTCCAGTTGCAGGCAGAACGTTTGCGCAACTTGGGCGCACGCGTTGGTCACGCCATTCCGTGGTGCATCATGACGAGCCCCTTGAACCACGAAGCAACGGTCAACTTTTTCAGCGAAAATAACTTCTTTGGTTTAAACCGCGAAGATATCCGCTTCTTCCAGCAGGGAACGATTTGCGCCCTCACCGCAGACGGCAAGGCAGTCCGCGATGGCGAAGACCATTTGGCACTCGTGCCTGATGGAAACGGCGGTTGCTTCCGCGCCCTCGCCCAGAGCGGGACGCTCGCTTGGCTTGTGGAACGTGGCGTGCAATACGTGTTCCTCTACAGCGTCGATAACGCCCTCTGCCGCATTTGCGACCCGGCATTCATTGGCGCACTTGCCGAAAAAGGCACGATTCTCAGCGCCTCGAAGGTCGTCCACAAGGCTGGTCCGAACGAAAAAGTCGGCATTTTCGCCTTCCAGAACAAGAAGCCGGGCGTTGTCGAATACAGCGACCTTCCGGAAAACTTCCGCGACATGACGAATGCAGATGGCAGTCTCACGTTCGATGGCGGCAACATCGCGATTCACTTGTTTAAAATCAGCGGACTCCGCAAGTTACAGACAAGCAAGCTCCCGTGGCATACCGCACGCAAAACTGTTTGTGGCATCGAAAAGTGCTTCAAGTTCGAACAGTTCCTCTTTGACGCATTCCCGCAGCTCGGTTCCATGCTCCCGTTCGGCGTTGTACGCGAAGAAGAATTCAGCCCGGTCAAGAATGCCGAAGGCAACGATTCTCCGAAGACTGCACGCACCATGATCGGCAAGCTCCACCGCGAATGGCTCCGCAAGGCGCACGTCAAGATTGACGAGAAGAAGTTGTACGAAATCTCGCCGACGATCAGCTACGCCGGCGAAGGTCTTAAGCAAAGCATCTTCGACCGCGAACTCGGAAGAAACATCCTGGAATTCGAAGAGGATTAA
- the mraY gene encoding phospho-N-acetylmuramoyl-pentapeptide-transferase produces MLCHWLYQTTHIDLFDGRLFRAGVAAMLSIILVLFFMPKYIRFLQRLDATSDFDKDGKTKSPPIMGGLLLVIVVEIVSLLVCQMNGYTISTLVILALFSAVGATDDMAKVRAKRLVNQGKLKAAEYMDKADGISSSLRLFLYFLFSFVVAVFCYKFIPELKGDLTIPFCPIDVFQIHLPNWIFVAFMTFVIAASANGTNFTDGLDSLVSVPILTSMVFVGLVAYVSGNFIFSQYLSVPYLPGCDELFPLATAIAGALLAYLWFNSPPAEIYMGDAGSVGFGAAIGIMFILVQAGLFLPIVCIIIIAEACSVLMQITWFKITKRTTGTGKRIFLCAPLHHHYQKKWDGRFPSKPLMNSKIVWRMHLVSIFALIFSMVVFFGIR; encoded by the coding sequence ATGCTTTGCCATTGGCTATATCAAACAACTCACATTGACCTTTTTGACGGTCGTCTCTTCCGTGCGGGCGTTGCCGCCATGCTTTCCATCATCCTGGTGCTCTTCTTCATGCCGAAGTACATTCGCTTTTTGCAGAGGTTGGACGCCACGAGCGATTTCGACAAGGATGGCAAGACAAAATCGCCTCCGATTATGGGCGGCCTTCTCCTCGTGATTGTCGTTGAAATTGTTTCACTGCTCGTTTGCCAGATGAACGGCTACACCATCTCGACTCTCGTGATTTTGGCACTGTTCAGCGCCGTGGGCGCCACCGACGATATGGCCAAGGTCCGCGCGAAGCGCCTTGTAAATCAGGGTAAGCTCAAAGCCGCCGAATACATGGACAAGGCGGACGGCATTTCCAGCTCTCTTAGACTTTTCCTCTACTTCTTGTTTAGCTTTGTCGTTGCCGTTTTCTGCTACAAGTTCATTCCCGAACTCAAGGGCGATTTGACCATTCCGTTCTGCCCGATTGACGTTTTCCAAATCCATCTTCCCAACTGGATTTTCGTTGCGTTCATGACGTTTGTCATCGCAGCTTCTGCTAACGGAACGAACTTCACAGACGGTCTCGACAGCCTCGTTTCTGTACCGATTCTAACCAGCATGGTGTTCGTTGGGCTCGTCGCTTACGTGAGTGGCAACTTCATCTTTAGCCAGTACTTGAGCGTTCCGTACCTCCCCGGTTGCGACGAACTTTTCCCGCTCGCAACAGCCATCGCAGGCGCATTGCTCGCTTATCTGTGGTTCAACAGTCCTCCGGCAGAAATCTACATGGGTGACGCAGGTTCCGTCGGCTTCGGTGCAGCCATCGGCATCATGTTCATTCTCGTGCAGGCAGGGCTTTTCCTCCCCATCGTTTGCATTATCATCATCGCCGAAGCTTGCTCTGTTTTGATGCAAATTACATGGTTCAAGATTACCAAGAGAACGACCGGGACCGGCAAGCGCATCTTCCTTTGCGCCCCGCTCCACCACCACTACCAAAAGAAGTGGGACGGACGCTTCCCGAGCAAGCCGCTCATGAACTCCAAGATTGTGTGGCGCATGCACCTCGTGAGCATTTTCGCCCTCATCTTCAGCATGGTCGTGTTCTTCGGTATTAGATAG
- a CDS encoding LysE family translocator gives MLEFFIAALVIGIAPGPDNLFVLAQSATYGARLGFCIILGLCTGIAIHTCLLVAGVSALIAASPTAFFVIQCLGAAYLLYLAYKSFGVKAGVVNMNGDSRSEPGMTSARSLYMRGIIMNLTNPKVILFVLSLIPPAVRLDRPIHPSLQMAIFGGEFILATMIVFGCIALLAGTVKKFLLTSPKANRNLNWFSGAVFVFLAVALFMV, from the coding sequence ATGCTTGAATTTTTTATCGCTGCGCTTGTTATTGGGATTGCTCCTGGACCAGATAACCTTTTTGTGCTTGCCCAGAGCGCAACTTATGGGGCGCGCCTTGGTTTTTGCATCATTCTTGGACTTTGCACAGGAATTGCCATACATACTTGCCTGCTTGTGGCGGGCGTTTCGGCGTTGATTGCGGCTAGTCCGACGGCGTTTTTTGTCATCCAGTGCCTTGGCGCGGCTTATCTGCTTTATCTCGCGTACAAGAGTTTCGGGGTGAAAGCCGGCGTTGTTAATATGAATGGAGATTCCCGGTCGGAGCCGGGAATGACAAGTGCGCGTAGCCTTTACATGCGGGGCATTATCATGAATCTCACGAACCCGAAGGTGATTCTTTTTGTGCTTTCGCTGATTCCGCCGGCCGTGCGCTTGGATCGTCCGATTCACCCGAGCTTGCAAATGGCTATTTTCGGCGGTGAATTTATCTTGGCGACAATGATTGTTTTTGGATGCATTGCGCTTTTAGCAGGGACCGTGAAGAAGTTCCTTTTGACATCGCCGAAGGCGAACCGCAATCTGAACTGGTTCAGCGGTGCGGTGTTCGTTTTCTTGGCTGTTGCCTTGTTTATGGTATAA